taAAACCGGCTGGAATCTTCCAGAAGCTTCACAAAATTGGTTGGGAAAGGTTCCGAAAAAGCACACAACGACCGCTTTACGTGGGTTGGCCCATTCACGAGCGGCCGTGCATTGCGGGAATGAAACAAAATTGTTGCCACGaaagagagaaaataaataaatgggTCGAGCGCAAGGTGGAGAGGGGTTGTACGCTGGTTTGTCAAATGGATTGTAACAATCACAGAAGGTGCTAAATAGGGTTTGGGACAACAGTGCACGAACGAACAACTTGAAACCCACTACTGAACCCACTCAATTCTAGGGAGCAACTAACTAAAGGTTACCCCTTGTCGGGTTCCTGCAAGGGTAACTTTTTTGGCATGAGAGCGTGCCAAGTGGTGCGCCCAGCCGTCGCCACATGCCGCATGCTGGGCACTTCATATGgattttcattttttgtttttccgTACGCATTTTCGGGTTTTAGATGTTTTTTTAACCTTCCCTTATTTGCGAAGCATAATTGTGCTTCTCATGAAGGCACAAATTCACTTCCGCGAGCTCGTGAAAGCACCTATTTGCTTCCGTCAGAAGCACAACATTTCCTTTCACGATAAACATAGTTATGCTTCTCGGAAAGGAAATGAAAAATCCAACTAGGTTTATCGTGCTTCCCGTGAATAAAAAGAAAAGCACAACATGTGCTTCTACGAGAAGCACAACTTGCACTTCAAAAGAAGATTTGAAAGCCGCACAGTGCTTCCAGGCTtcgttgttttcttcctttttttcaatttctgttttttttctttttcttctgattttttcatttctttttctaggttttctgatttttttctctctcatttttttatcaAAAACTATTAACATAGATCTACTCTACTCCCTCCGctccataatgtaagacattttttgacactaaaTGTCTTacattgggacggagggagtagttttgaagatctcgaaaTGAGAAATCCAATAGTGAAAATAGTTTagaagataaaaacattttgaataaatgaattaaaaaaggaaaaaacttCCAAGTTATAACAAGTGACACAGTAAGAACCTAAGAAGGTAGGGAGTGGCCTTTGCGAGGGTTAACTCTTAGTGATTTTTCTCTATTTAACACAGAGAGCGTCAAATACGAGAGACCAcatttaccccgcaaaaaaaaaaacacatTTGTTTTTTGAGCAACTATAGGGAAGACCGCATGCTGCTGGGTCGATAAGGATTTGGTCAAAAACATGGGTGCCCATTGAGCCCATCCAGGTCTCTAAGCCCACCCAGAGCTTACAGAAAATTTCACTGGAAGTCAAATAGAAGCCCATCTCCTGACCCTAAAGGTACCCCAAGCGCGGGAAACCCAAATCCTCTCACAGCCTCCTTCCCCAAAATCCCCCATTCCTCCACGGCTCCGCCTTCTCCTCCCCTCCCCAAACCCAAAACCCTAGAACCTTCTCCATTCCGCTCCCTCGCGGAGCTTGGCCACCATGAGCGCTCCCATGGAGATCTCCTTCGACCCCCACCCTTCTCATCCCGCGCTGCCCGCCTTCCCCTCCAGCCCACCCCTggagcccgcagccgccgccacccctcccGCGGTCTCGTCCTCGCCGCAGCCGACGGCGGAGGCCGTAGTCGCGCCCACCCCGCCAGACGACAAGGTCCTCGTCTCAGGTAGGCGCCGCGACGCGCACGCATTTCTGGCCTCGCCCTAGCGGCGCGTGATTAAACCGTGCTCTGCGAATGCCCGATTTGGTTTCCCCGgggtttattttttccttttgtgcTTGCAGTTGAGGTGCTGCTGCACGCCACGAGTACGGCCCGCGCCGAGGACGTCCGAGTAGCGGTCGAGAGGTCGGTGCTGTTCGGGTTAAACTTTGTTTCGAGCTTATTTTACTGTTGTTGAATGCTTGATGACACGTGGATGCATGAGCTGCTAAATGCGGGTTGGATTAGATGTAGTTTGGCACTGGAAAAGTGGAAATGTGCCATGATTGTAGGGAACGTGATTAACAATCATCCTGTGATTTAGCAGTGGAGTTTGCTGAGTATGTTGTAGTAGGAAATAACAGACATGTTTGTTTCATAATCGCTGATGGTGCAGCATATTGGAGATTGACGTGGCAACTAGCAAGGTTAGGAGTACTAAATTGTTTGTAATAGGCAATCAGGCATTGCAGGGTGATTGGTATTTTAGAGAAAAATACAAGCTAACTTTTAAGTTTTACAACAGATTAGCCATTAGGTGGGGATTTCTGCTGTGTAACATGGATATAAGCCGATCATTTAAAAAATGACTGTGTTCACCATTTGCTTGTACAAATGATGGAGAAAGCTGTAAATGAAGTTAAAAAAATCCTATCATCTGTAGTGTTCTGTTCAGAAAAGATCACTGGAAACACAGATATAAGCCAATCATTCCAAAACAATATCGCGTTCAACTGTTTATCATTGCTTATTGAGAGGCTGGATAGCTCACCAAATCATTCCAGAAATCTTATCATCACTTTCTTTCATATTAAAGTGCTGATCAGATCTGAGGCCATGGAATTGACAGAGTTTCTTGTAGACAGCTTATTGGTTTAAGCTCATAGCATATATATCTTGCACGGTTATCTTCTCTCGCAGGACATTAATGTTTGTTATTGCTCATACTTAACATTTACAAGTTGTTCTCTTATCAGGATGTTAGAATCTCGAAGTTTAAGCTATGTTGATGGTCCTGTTCAGATACCTCCAGACAATTCTTTTCTTCTTGAACATGTCAAAAGGATCCAAATAAGTGACACTGGTATGATGTTTCACTTAGGCTGGAAAGTGTGCTTTCTTGATCTCAGTTATCTATGTACCTCTTCCTGAATGCCCGCTTTTCATGTAGATGAGTTGATTGAGAACCACAAAATCCTGTTGTTTTGGCAAGTCAAACCTGTCGTTCATGTATTCCAGGTATGCATCTAAACGTTTTCTGCTTAAATCACTTAAATCTTTGTTGCCTAAATCTCTTGTAGTTCCTTTTAAAACACAGATGGTCTTTGGGTATGTTTACATGCTATTGCCGGCTATCTTTCTTCTTTGATCAATTGCCTGTTGGAATTGTTACATCATAAGATATCTTTGTAATGCTGCTGAGGTACTGGTGTTTTGTTGTTTTCACTTAAAATTTCACATTTGTTTTCTCTTGAAACAACCGGAGTGATTTTCTAAATTAGACTACCGACCTCTTTCCAAGAGATAGATTACTTCATGTCATGTTCTAAGTGAACATTTGGTTCAAATTTATCATACACCTCAAGGCTCAAGCTGATCTGGTTATCTTGCAGTTGAATGAGGATGGTCCAGGTGaagaaccaagtgaagatgacacACTCTCTAGCTTCAATGAGTGGGCGCTACCTGCCAaagaatttgatggattatgggaAAGGTTTGGTTTGATCTCATTATCCTTTACCAGTTACAATTTCTGTGTTTTTTATTCTGCTGGTGATGTCGTATGTGCTTGCAGCTTACTATATGAAGTGGGTCTCAAGCAGAGGTTGCTGAGATATGCTGCTAGTGCTTTGCTATTTACTGAAAGAGGTGTAGATCCATGCCTTGTTTCATGGAACAGGTAAGCATCTTTCACATCATTAAGCACTTGGAGGCTTCACATGTCATCAGCAGTAGCATATTTTGGTTTTACTTTCCACAATAAAGTTAGTCATTATTGCCATGGAACTTTAGGGTACCTTTTTGTGTAGTTGGGTTTGCAGTTAGCTTCTGAAACCTTTTAATGACGTTCATgagtacttcctctgtaaagaaatataagagcgttgagatcactttacagagggagtacttcctgAAATTGTATCTGGACAGTGGACCATTGtctgcttcctcttcttcagtTTTTCCTTGAGTCTATTGGTGGATATTGTTTGTTGGGATAGTTAATCAAGGTGAATGTGTAGAATACTGCAAAAAAGTATTGCAGCTTAATTGTCAAGGGATACTCATTGGATGCAAAAGCCTGAGCTTCGTGAAACTGAACTACTTGCCTTCTAATACCCATGCAAATGtgcaacaaccacaacaacaacaacatagcctttagtcccaaacaagttggggtaggctagagcttGAAACCCATGCAAATGTGCACTTTCAGTTATATAAATTATTCTCTAGGATTATATGATTTATTTTGTTTTGTATTGTTTATGTACTTTTTTACATACCATTGCAGGATTGTACTTTTGCATGGTCCACCTGGAACAGGAAAGACTTCATTGTGTAAAGCACTAGCTCAGAAGCTTTCTATTCGCTTCAATTCAAGGTTCTTGCTTAATgatatttatgactaatgttttactccctccatcccataatgcaagacgttttttgacacgtcttaaaattatgggatggagggagtgatAAATTATGTGTTATTAATTACTGTCTCTTTTTCACCAGGTACTCTATGTGCCAACTAATTGAAGTCAATGCCCATTCATTGTTCAGCAAGTGGTTTTCTGAAAGTGGCAAACTGGTATGCCTTTTTGTGCTTATATCAATAATATTATTATGTATAAGTTCATGCTGGAATCACATCATCAGCTCGTGGTAATTGAGTTTTGTTATGTTTTTGCACCCTTTTGCACGATGTGGacaattcaccatcatatgatACATTTTGTAGTATGTACTTAGTTTAGCCCACTAAAATTGTCCATTGGAGATACATCTTCATTTCCGTCTTACAATGTACATACTATAATTTGACCTTTTCAGGTAGCCAAACTTTTCCAGAAGATTCAGGAGATGGTTGAGGAAGAAAGCAACCTGGTATTTGTATTGATCGGTATGTTCATGACAAAACTGGTGAAATAACTAGATGTTCAATCTCTGTATGATCTGACTAGCTCAATCCATGCCTTGTTCATCTTATCTATGCGTTGTTAAACGGACTTCTCATTCCATTGTGTTTTTTACTTTCAGAAATGCCTCGGTACTAATGAATAATGAACCCCATTGAGCTACATGACATATGGGTGGATAGTAATATAGCAAATGATTTTGTCCTTTGTGTGAATAGAGAGAACATAGATCATAAAATGTTTTTAAAATTGAAACCAACACAATATAATTCTCTAGGCATTATCTCCTAGTTGCAGACTAGCGAAATGCATTATGGCACTCCTATAGAATTTTAACTTAACTTTTAGATTTTAGATAAATTTGATTTGCAGCATGCTGTATTTGAACCCTTAATGTTATCTCATTTATGCATTTTAACACGTGATATTGCAGATGAAGTTGAAAGCCTTGCTGCTGCCAGACAGGCTGCCATATCTGGCTCTGAGCCTTCAGACTCCATTAGGGTATAGTTTTCATCAGTTTTCCTTTGCCATATACCTTTTATCAGGTAATGTTTACACTGTCTTCTTTCACTCTGTAATGTTCAGGTGGTAAATGCCTTGCTAACACAAATGGACAAACTGAAGGCTTGGCCAAATGTTATCATTTTGACGACATCAAATATCACCACAGCTATCGGTATTGATTTTCCGCCTTTTGAGTTTTTTTCCTTTTATGACCTGAATAGCCCATCATGCCATTTTGTGTGCATAGTTGCCATAGTTTTTGCATGATTATCTGCGCGTTTGGAACAACGGTGCTGTATATGATCAACATCTGGACAAATTTGGACATTTAGTATGTGTTTTAGTTGGTCAAGTGAATCAACACAGTGAGGGGAAGATCAATTGCATAATAAGCATGTTTATGTTTGTGGAGCTGTCTATGTTTATAACATCACTTTTCCTACTTTTCTGAAGTAACTAATGCTACATTATTGATACATTTGAATTTAGATAATCTTGTTGCCATCGACAATGAGATATCAACTGTGCTCAGTACTGATGTCTCTTGGGCTAATAAAATTGTGTAATTGCAGACATTCATTCTATTTTCGATGGCTGTTAAGGAGAACAGCCTGTAGCTTTCTTAAACATCATGTAGACATGTATTGAGTCCTAAAATCAATAAATTCTAACTTGTATGTGGTTTGCAGATATTGCATTTGTTGACAGGGCAGACATCAAGGCATACGTCGGACCCCCTACTCTTCAAGCACGCTATGAGATTTTGAGATCATGCATAGATGAACTCTTCCGAGTAGGAATTCTTACATATCCTCAGGTATTTGTTCCTTTTTGCCAACTTGGTTGCTGTAATGCTGCCTTTTTTTTAATTAAACATCACTGTGAAGGTTGTTCGGGACTGCTTTGCTCATGGGGCACTTTCTCTAAGCAAACCTGGATTTGGGACCTCAAACGATGCGTTTATGAACTTCTGTATAGAATTTCTAGCTTGCAATCTTTAAATGATTATTCCTCTCCAAATACAGGGCGGTGATCTGCCTTGCATTCTGAGCTATTCAACCCTGAAAGAGAAGTTGCACGGTCCTGAGGCTGCAGAACCCCATACACTTCATCTCTCCAACTTACTGCATGAAGGTGCAGAACTGTGCGACGTAAGTGATGAAGTTTACAGTTGCCTTACCTTTTCATTGCTGTAGATTAAGCGATCTGCTGTAACCCACACCAACATGCTGCTTATGGTGGTGATGTTTTTTCCATTCTCCCACAGGGATTGAGCGGAAGATCATTGAGAAAACTTCCTTTCCTGGCACACGCTTCTGTTCCCAACCCTTCGTGCTGTGACGCTGCTTCTTTCATGCACACGCTGATTCAAACCGCGCGGAGAGAGCTCTTGGAATCACGCGGATGATTCCTCGCGTATTGCTTGGAGGAGCAAATGGCTAACGGTCGGATACGAGTACCTTGCCGCTGATATGATGCATAGTTTGAGCTAATTCGAAGTCTGTTGTTCTGAGATACAAGCAAATCCATTCCATTTCTAGGTCTAGAGAAGTAGGAACTCCAGGATATAGGTGCCGTTGCTGTTGCATTACTTTTGGTTCTCCTGTAAATTGTTACGGTAGGATGCACTACACCTCGAGGGACGCCGCATTATTACCTACATACATGAAGTTTCTCTTGCGGGGATTTACCTACATGAATGCCATACTTCGGTGACTTGATCAGATCTGTTTCCGGTCATTGGAACTTGAAATGGATAGCGTTGTGTACCTTATTAGCTTTGTTTCTGTTATTGCGGTTTTGCATGATATGTGCAGGATGTAAATCAAAGTTGGCTGGACTGTTTGGCCTGGCCTCAGCCCTTCAGGCTAACTCTCTTCAGTCCCGCTGAAAGAGTGCCAAGGTATATGACCGTGCATTCCTGTGATAGGAATAGCCAAGAGAGTTTATTCTTCTGTACTGGTGCCAAGGGAGGTTAGTGCATTGAACCTTCATTAACCAAAAGTTTCGCCTATCAATTCAAGCATCCAGCAGAAAAAAAGAGAGATACAAGTTAATTCAAGACTCAGACCATAAACTGTGACTCTCAGCAACTTGATGGCGTGCGTAGGCTACAGGGAGTGAATGTACATGAAGGAAATAAGAGCCATGACAATGTTTATATAAAATTTGCAGGCGCACAGGCCATCTTCAGGTTAGAACCTTGGATTTCACCTGTGCTGGTCTGGTTGGGACATACTACGTTGCAGGATAAAGAGCTGGGAATGCTTGCCCCTGAACCGGTGCAGCAGGATACCCCGTGCTACCAACCGAAACGATAACGGTGTCGAGTTGTAGTTGAAACTTTTAGTGACAAAATTGAATAGTGTGGCACAACTAAAGGGCATGGAACAGCTGGTGTGTTTTGATTTAGTTATTCCCGAGTTCTACATGCGAAAAGACCGCTAATATAACTACATCATATaatgatttttttaaacttatataATGATTttattaaataataataataagtgtTGAATCATGATTCTAGCTCCGTTCCTGCCAAGCGTGCAACTTAGATAATGATCTAGCAGAGCATATATGCAACCACCATGTCACAATGTAGTTTTCTTTGAAATATCTTCAAACAGCTGAACTATTTCACATGTATTTTGTTTGATGACTACCATGCTTTTGATTTTGAATATTACCAAATTATGTTCAAACTATTGCTGTAGAATTTATATAGTTTGTGTATAATATAGAGGAGAAAGAGACAAAAATGAAGTAACAGGGGGACAGGATTTGGGAGCTATAGCTCGAGTACCATACAAAATCTGACAGTGACATGCATAGCAATTCAGAAGACCAGATTCCCTTTCCAAAGAAAAGAGGACCCGATTCCGGTTACATGGGAGTGACAACCACGAATAAGAACTGAGAATAAACTTTCAATGCATGCCGTTTAAATTTAAGGTAGACAGCTATCCCCTCTGCAACACAAGGTGTTTTGCCTTGCTACAAAGTATCGTGGGAAGAATAATCCTCGTGGGTTTCTCAATTATTTCTGAAATATATAATTGCCGATCTAACGCTGTACGGAAAAAATAGCACTCAAAAGTTGGGACCTGTAAACCAGTCCTCCAAAAGAATCGATTCTGCAGGCGTGCATCAGGTATCTAATCCAGATTAGCGATCACTGCATCAGTAACTTCCTGGGTGGTGCTGGTGCCGCCCAGATCCTTTGTTCTGTACTTGCCGTCTGCAATGACCCGCTTCACCGCAGTTTCCAGACGGTCAGCGAACGACGGGAACTGCAAATGCCTCAACATCATCGCGGACGACAGGAGCAGGGCGACAGGGTTTGCTTTCTGCTGCTCTACAAGATTGTCATTTCCCACATTTCCTGCAGAAGCACCTTGCTCGAAGATGGCATGATCCTGACCCACATTACCTGCACCACAAATGGATCAATATAAACCTCAAACTTATGTTGGCTTACAAGAATAAACCTATATGTAGTTCATATAGATAAAAAAGGGGGTGTTAAGTTAAAATTTATTAATTATTCCAAAAGAGCGGATGAGGGTCAAAATCATGTGCGACTACAACACACTAGGCATGTCGCACTAGTCGCCCCCCAGCAAAGTTTTCAAGAATACCAGGAAGGAAGTGTTAACCAGCATTTCTCGCAATCGCCTAATTTAATCCAATTAACCACTCGTAGTATGAACTGACCACAGAAACAAAGTATGCTGAAATCTTACCTCCTGGCATGACACCTGTTCCTCCAACAAGACCTGCAGCTGTGTTGGCAACCAAATTGCCGTAAAGGTTAGGTGTAACCTATCAAAAGAATGGAAAGATAGAAGTTAGAAAATCCGCAGTAACCCCAAGGAATGGTTTACTTAATAGGAGCACGTGAGAACACCAGGATAATTAGATACATACCATAACATCAAACTGCTCAGGCCTTGAAACAAGTTGCATGCAGCAGTTGTCAACAATGATTTCATTATACTCAATACTTGGATATTTAGCGGCAATCTCACGGCAAGACTCCAAGAACAAACCATCAGCAAGTTTCATGATGTTTGCTTTATGCACTGCTGTGACTTTCTTCCGGTAGTTAAGGTAAGCATACTCGAAGGCATATTTGGCAATCCTCTCAGAGCAAAACTTCGTGATGACCTAAACCCAATCAGTAAGAGTAACAAAAAGGCAACAAAACAGACTTAAAAGGAAAGCACGAGTCGAGCAATTGTTTTCATCGATAATAGTTTTGAGCAAACTCACATCATTTAAGACAGAACTGATAATGGGCTTGCATGGAAACATAAATGCAAGAAAATAACcacatatatgatgaatattgtgaACATAGACAGGGCACATTTTCGGTGTATCTTGGTCTATTTGAAAATAATGGAAACGAAGCTAACCTCATGATATTCATGTTCTGTTGATATAGCATACACACATGAATGTATAGGTCAATAGACGTCAAGTTCACCCATCTGTTTATTTGGGACGGCAGTACCTACTGGCTATTATTTCCTGGGATAAACACATCCAGAATCCATGATACCAGCCTCACGGCACGTCACATCATGGTTTGACCAAAATAACGACAGTGTATTCTACATAAGGCCCACAGAGTTTTGTATTTATTACACTATTCGAAAATTCAGCAATGAGTTTTGAAGTCAAGTCAAGAGCTAATGCATAATGTCAAATGAATATTACAACTTCTCAACAAACGAGGAAAACAAGGAAATTACTCAAATACAGTCAATACCGCTAAATCATTTACCTGGTAAACACCGACCCAATAGTTCAGTTAAATTGGTTTCTATTCACTAGAAAACCAGCTAAGTTACACTACAAGTTTGGACAATCAAAGCACATGCCAATCACTGGAGCACACAATTCTTGCCAGAATCAGACTGAGGATTTACATGGATTGACCCGCAATTTCAACATTGTGAGGCATCAGGCATGAATTACCGCAATGATCATATAAACTACCAAGCAAACAGTACATTTCCAAAAGCATCTTAGTAATCTATATCATCCTGGTCACAAATTCAGATAACTCAATTTTACACGCATTGTGATTGATAACCAACTGACAGGATCAGTTCATCACAGacaaatcatatatatatatactctgaCAGTGGCAACTTTGCAATGGAAAACTCTCCTCTTAACCATGTACTAACTAACTAATTATGATATGCCAAATCCACCAATCATATACCATGTACAACAAGAAACGCACATCAGGCGTCAACCAATGAACAGGTGAAGGTCTGAAGGTGAATCATGTAAACAAACAACAGGGAGCGAGCGATCAGGCATACCTTGAGGCTCTCGACGACCCCCGGGACGACCTCGTGCTCTAGGCCCGAGTACTCGCCCTCGGTGTTCTCCCTGATGACGACGATGTCGACGTTCTGGTGCCTGGTGGGCAGGCCGGGGACGTTGGCGCAGTTGACGAGCGATGCGAAGAGGTCGAGCTCCTTGCGGAGCTGCATGTTGAGGGAGGAGACGCCCCCGCCGACGGGGGTGGCGAGGCCGCCCTTGAGGCAGACCTTGTTGCGGCGGATGGACTCGATGACCGCGGGGGGCACGGCGGGCATGTCGCCGTGGACGTCGTAGGACTCGAAGTAGACGGGCGCGTGCATCGCCTCCATGACCTGCTCGACGGCGCCGGTGACGAGGGGCCCGATGCCGTCGCCCGGGATGAGCGTGACGGGGCGCGGGGTGCCGTCGCCCGGGCGGGGCATGTAGGTCACCGTGCGGCGCGCCCCGCCGCCGTGGCccgggaggggcggcgcggaggagaccaggcggcggaggagcggggcggATCGCCGCGCCATCGGTGGCTGGCTGGGGCTGGGGCTGCGGCGGGGCGATGCGGAATTGCGATCCGGGAGGCGGAGCGCGGGCGACccggaaaggagggagggagggaggaaggattCCAAGACCGAAAGAGGGAGGAGACCGGGGCAGAGGGAGGAGAAAGGGACGGTGGAGATGGGTACTACTTGAGCCGTTTTGCGGTTCGGTCCTTGGAATTGTTGGGGTATTCGCGAACCTTTAAAGCCTCCTCCGCAAGAATGAGGGACACGTCTCTGGCAAGCGGGCCCGTCATCATCAAGGAGGCACGGATACTGTTTTCGGTTGAGAAAATGGTCGACAATGTCGGTGCACAGAAATACGTACAATCGTATCGTGCTGATAGAGAAACGTTTTTTTAGAATTGCTGATAGTGAAACGTTCAGACGAATGGAACTTGGAACCCAGCGATCTCATGCAAGCGAGCGATCAAACAAACGTACAtcaggtttctcaaaaaagaaaaaaactatcacATCAGACaagttttttctttctctctttcttttggcacatgtatatcgATAATTCAAGCAGAGCATTTCACATACGATATTATATTAAAGAGCACCATCATGCTACTTTAAGCATGGCTCGACGAACGCTGATCCGGTAACTAGGCACCAACTAGCACCACGTACAGCTCCATTTTGCATATAAAAGCATACTAGAATGGCAAAATCAAATTGGACTTGAATCTGCTTAACCGCATAACATGGAACACTAGTGCATTCGGCTATCCAAGTGGCAGTGGCGAAATGATGCCACGTCTCACATTCGCATGCATGAAAAAAAGATCCGCGGTTTCAAAGTTAGTACTATCCTAGTCTCCGCATCCTTTGAACCCCTGAATCTTCTGTCCAAAAAGAACAAACATGCGACACTGGAAGTCCAGAAACCATCCAGCCAAAAAGAGGAGGAAATAGGCAGGCACTTCAACTCAAGATACAGTTCAAGGATCCCGGCTTCAAATCTTGCGACCTCTCTTACAGAACCTCTACACGCTGCAAAACAAGACGAAAAGAACGTCATCACAAGCTTCAAGTAATGGAAACGTGCCATCACGACACATCACGATCCTGGCTAATCACAAACACAGGTCACCACTAATATTCAAATCAAGCCTTACAATCTGCTATGTGTTGGAGAGTGAATGTGAAGACTTTAAAATTCAGGTTCAGGGCCTTCTCATTGAGGATCACGG
This region of Triticum aestivum cultivar Chinese Spring chromosome 2D, IWGSC CS RefSeq v2.1, whole genome shotgun sequence genomic DNA includes:
- the LOC123053644 gene encoding pachytene checkpoint protein 2 homolog yields the protein MSAPMEISFDPHPSHPALPAFPSSPPLEPAAAATPPAVSSSPQPTAEAVVAPTPPDDKVLVSVEVLLHATSTARAEDVRVAVERMLESRSLSYVDGPVQIPPDNSFLLEHVKRIQISDTDELIENHKILLFWQVKPVVHVFQLNEDGPGEEPSEDDTLSSFNEWALPAKEFDGLWESLLYEVGLKQRLLRYAASALLFTERGVDPCLVSWNRIVLLHGPPGTGKTSLCKALAQKLSIRFNSRYSMCQLIEVNAHSLFSKWFSESGKLVAKLFQKIQEMVEEESNLVFVLIDEVESLAAARQAAISGSEPSDSIRVVNALLTQMDKLKAWPNVIILTTSNITTAIDIAFVDRADIKAYVGPPTLQARYEILRSCIDELFRVGILTYPQGGDLPCILSYSTLKEKLHGPEAAEPHTLHLSNLLHEGAELCDGLSGRSLRKLPFLAHASVPNPSCCDAASFMHTLIQTARRELLESRG
- the LOC123053645 gene encoding isocitrate dehydrogenase [NAD] regulatory subunit 1, mitochondrial isoform X2 → MARRSAPLLRRLVSSAPPLPGHGGGARRTVTYMPRPGDGTPRPVTLIPGDGIGPLVTGAVEQVMEAMHAPVYFESYDVHGDMPAVPPAVIESIRRNKVCLKGGLATPVGGGVSSLNMQLRKELDLFASLVNCANVPGLPTRHQNVDIVVIRENTEGEYSGLEHEVVPGVVESLKFCSERIAKYAFEYAYLNYRKKVTAVHKANIMKLADGLFLESCREIAAKYPSIEYNEIIVDNCCMQLVSRPEQFDVMVTPNLYGNLVANTAAGLVGGTGVMPGGNVGQDHAIFEQGASAGNVGNDNLVEQQKANPVALLLSSAMMLRHLQFPSFADRLETAVKRVIADGKYRTKDLGGTSTTQEVTDAVIANLD
- the LOC123053645 gene encoding isocitrate dehydrogenase [NAD] regulatory subunit 1, mitochondrial isoform X1 is translated as MARRSAPLLRRLVSSAPPLPGHGGGARRTVTYMPRPGDGTPRPVTLIPGDGIGPLVTGAVEQVMEAMHAPVYFESYDVHGDMPAVPPAVIESIRRNKVCLKGGLATPVGGGVSSLNMQLRKELDLFASLVNCANVPGLPTRHQNVDIVVIRENTEGEYSGLEHEVVPGVVESLKVITKFCSERIAKYAFEYAYLNYRKKVTAVHKANIMKLADGLFLESCREIAAKYPSIEYNEIIVDNCCMQLVSRPEQFDVMVTPNLYGNLVANTAAGLVGGTGVMPGGNVGQDHAIFEQGASAGNVGNDNLVEQQKANPVALLLSSAMMLRHLQFPSFADRLETAVKRVIADGKYRTKDLGGTSTTQEVTDAVIANLD